One window from the genome of Gopherus evgoodei ecotype Sinaloan lineage chromosome 2, rGopEvg1_v1.p, whole genome shotgun sequence encodes:
- the ADNP2 gene encoding activity-dependent neuroprotector homeobox protein 2 has protein sequence MFQIPVQNLDNIRKSRKKVKGILVDIGLDSCRELLQNLKGYDPGEKYFCNTSWSDVSPWESVGKRKRYRTKPYCCSLCKFSSKFLTSFKNHLHRYHEDEMDQELVVPCPKCAFASDSKIVGKHIRMFHSSNRKIQNCTESILGGMKQFKSDIINFTCLKCHFTDTLYYNMKKHVLMNHFQNLISTYFGQRPDEIEENFIEHYCKKCNASANSQDSLMYHVLTSDMHRDLENKLRSVISEHIRKTGLVRQMHIAPKPPTTIAAPSLMPTTAPSSSVTTPACIQLAFPQNNQKQTMVQGKAVQNTVSNASGSLTHTSPAPVITPPHVTLVSSPLPVGQNVNLQPPVPQPVFVSHKVPLNQPVRPGVLPLTQPVGAINRPVAPGVLPLSQPVRPGLLPVNQPIGTINSLVAPGALPIVQPVGPVNSHVGPGVLPLTRPIAPGVLPINRPVGNMNQPIGPGVLPVPQAVTSGVLQLNQPVASEVLPVRQPVRPGILQLNQPVTSGVLPANQPIRPGVSQNTTFLTAGPILRQLIPTGKQVNGIPTYTLAPVSVTLPVPPGGGVATVTPPQMPIQLMPSGTVTQISRSPASAPSPPVVVTSSHNMSAQASPPAPETSQALKQAKQWKTCPVCNELFPSNVYEVHMEVAHKHNAVKTEETLEPDKLAVCAPFLRWMKEKTVRCFSCKCFLCEEELIKHLLMHGLACLFCTYTFRDLKSLVEHNKTVHNGKKKLHEDYSNRGFQLDNDADGDIIFPHFDFSTMLPKEELGEKEVHLAVLAGVNSRTLVPVYIKVKPQTAEVNNMCSKKVFTCPFCFGTFISKEAYEMHLKERHHIMPTVHTILKSPAFKCIHCCGVYTGNMTLTAIAVHLLRCRSAPKDSNSSMKVPLERNEKKELSFVNGEKHDSVSQSAKRKQSDLCSVAEDQRNKEQQPQSLNIGTALAPDKDVNLGVVPVKRQKVESRTEMKGPPSSEDLHSLALDPKQYEHSSYEARKQFLADYFHKRPYPTKKEMELLSSMLCVWKTDVASFFGKKRHVCLKAIKNRQPSVLLGFSMSELKNVKHSLSLKCKPQDL, from the exons aaTCTTAAAGGTTATGATccaggagaaaaatatttttgtaacacTTCATGGAGTGATGTGTCTCCTTGGGAGTCTGTGGGCAAAAGGAAG agaTACAGAACAAAGCCATACTGCTGTAGCCTATGCAAGTTCTCCTCAAAATTTCTTACTTCATTCAAGAATCATTTGCACCGTTACCATGAAGATGAAATGGACCAAGAGCTGGTGGTTCCTTGCCCAAAATGTGCATTTGCTTCTGATTCAAAAATAGTGGGAAAACACATCCGGATGTTTCACTCTTCTAATAGGAAAATACAGAACTGCACAGAGAGCATTTTAGGTGGCATGAAACAATTCAAGAGTGACATTATAAACTTCACATGTCTAAAATGTCACTTTACAGACACACTGTACTACAATATGAAGAAACATGTACTGATGAACCATTTTCAAAATTTAATAAGCACATATTTTGGCCAGAGACCAGATGAAATTGAAGAGAATTTTATTGAGCACTACTGTAAGAAATGTAATGCTTCTGCAAACAGCCAAGATTCTTTAATGTATCATGTCTTAACATCTGATATGCACAGAGATCTGGAGAATAAACTTAGATCTGTGATTTCAGAACATATTAGGAAAACAGGACTTGTGAGGCAAATGCATATTGCTCCCAAGCCTCCCACAACTATAGCTGCTCCATCTTTAATGCCCACCACTGCTCCATCAAGCTCAGTTACTACTCCAGCTTGCATTCAACTTGCATTTCCTCAGAATAATCAAAAACAAACCATGGTACAGGGGAAAGCAGTTCAAAACACTGTTTCAAATGCCTCTGGTAGCCTTACACATACATCTCCTGCTCCAGTTATTACTCCACCACATGTTACTCTTGTATCCAGTCCGCTCCCTGTAGGTCAGAATGTTAATCTTCAACCGCCAGTTCCACAACCTGTCTTTGTTTCCCATAAGGTCCCTCTTAATCAGCCTGTCAGGCCTGGGGTTCTCCCCCTTACTCAACCTGTTGGGGCCATAAATAGACCTGTTGCTCCTGGGGTTCTTCCACTTAGTCAACCTGTCAGGCCTGGTCTTCTTCCTGTTAATCAGCCTATTGGGACTATAAATAGTCTGGTTGCACCTGGGGCTCTCCCAATAGTTCAGCCTGTTGGTCCTGTAAATAGTCATGTTGGGCCTGGAGTTCTCCCACTAACTAGGCCTATTGCACCTGGGGTTCTCCCTATAAATCGACCTGTTGGGAATATGAATCAACCCATTGGTCCTGGGGTTCTTCCTGTGCCCCAGGCTGTTACCTCAGGGGTTCTCCAGCTTAATCAGCCTGTTGCATCAGAGGTTCTTCCTGTAAGACAGCCCGTCAGACCTGGGATTCTCCAGCTTAATCAACCTGTTACCTCAGGGGTTCTCCCTGCAAATCAGCCCATCAGACCTGGAGTTTCTCAAAATACCACTTTCCTGACTGCAGGACCTATACTTAGACAGTTAATTCCAACTGGTAAGCAGGTTAATGGGATACCTACATATACCCTTGCACCAGTTTCAGTTACTTTGCCTGTTCCACCTGGTGGCGGAGTAGCAACTGTTACGCCACCACAGATGCCCATTCAGCTAATGCCGTCTGGCACAGTAACTCAAATATCTCGCTCTCCAGCTAGTGCACCTTCTCCTCCTGTTGTTGTGACTTCTTCCCACAATATGTCTGCACAggcttctccacctgctcctgaaACAAGCCAAGCCCTCAAACAGGCTAAGCAATGGAAGACGTGCCCTGTTTGCAATGAACTGTTCCCATCAAATGTCTATGAGGTCCACATGGAAGTGGCTCATAAGCACAATGCAGTAAAAACAGAGGAAACTCTTGAACCTGACAAGCTTGCAGTTTGTGCACCCTTTTTGAGGTGGATGAAAGAGAAGACTGTCCGGTGTTTCTCTTGTAAATGTTTCCTATGTGAGGAAGAACTTATAAAACATTTACTGATGCATGGTTTAGCTTGTTTGTTCTGTACATATACTTTCCGTGATCTAAAAAGCCTTGTGGAACACAATAAGACTGTGCATAATGGAAAGAAGAAGTTACATGAAGACTACAGCAACAGAGGATTTCAACTAGATAATGATGCTGATGGTGACATTATATTTCCACATTTTGACTTCAGTACAATGTTACCAAAAGAAGAACTTGGTGAAAAGGAAGTACACTTGGCAGTACTTGCAGGGGTAAACTCGAGGACCCTTGTACCTGTGTACATCAAAGTGAAGCCTCAGACAGCTGAAGTGAACAATATGTGCAGCaaaaaagtatttacatgccCCTTTTGTTTTGGTACTTTCATTAGCAAAGAAGCCTATGAAATGCATTTGAAAGAGAGGCATCATATCATGCCAACCGTACACACAATTTTAAAGTCCCCTGCTTTCAAGTGCATCCATTGCTGTGGGGTGTACACTGGAAATATGACTCTGACTGCTATTGCTGTGCATTTGCTCCGCTGCAGAAGTGCTCCCAAAGACAGCAACTCAAGTATGAAAGTGCCGCTTGAGCGCAATGAGAAGAAAGAGTTATCATTTGTGAATGGTGAAAAGCACGATTCTGTCTCTCAGTCTGCTAAAAGAAAACAATCTGATCTATGCTCTGTTGCAGAGGACCAAAGGAATAAAGAACAGCAGCCTCAGTCCTTAAATATTGGCACAGCTCTAGCCCCAGATAAAGACGTGAATCTAGGGGTAGTGCCTGTCAAGCGACAAAAGGTTGAGAGCAGGACTGAAATGAAAGGACCTCCTTCAAGTGAGGATCTCCATAGTCTAGCATTAGATCCTAAACAGTATGAACACAGTTCATATGAAGCGCGAAAGCAGTTTCTGGCAGATTACTTTCACAAGAGGCCATATCCTACAAAAAAGGAGATGGAATTACTGTCCTCAATGCTGTGCGTATGGAAAACGGATGTTGCatcattttttggaaaaaaacgACATGTGTGCCTAAAAGCGATAAAAAATCGCCAGCCCTCTGTGCTTCTGGGTTTCAGTATgtctgaacttaaaaatgtaaagCACAGTTTGAGTTTAAAATGTAAACCGCAGGATCTGTAA